The Chryseobacterium suipulveris genome window below encodes:
- the xerA gene encoding site-specific tyrosine recombinase/integron integrase translates to MIINEQQMEILNQVLCSILQNKTISNYHPEYDNKILDNPKLLSLFISSKKVEGCSEKSLKYYTSTIGHLFNEIKKNVVEISTNDLRFYLANYQELKNSSKVTIDNIRRIFSSFFSWLEDENYIVKSPVRRIHKVKSGRQVKEILSDEQIETLRDNCTEIRDLALIELLSSTGMRVGELVRLNITDIDFHERECIVLGKGNCQRIVYFDARTKIHLKKYLESRADSNNALFVSLAKPHTRLTIGAIETRLKKLGIKCNIEKVHPHKFRRTLATLAIDKGMPIEQVQKLLGHMKIDTTLHYAMVNQGNVKIAHRKFIG, encoded by the coding sequence ATGATTATCAACGAACAACAAATGGAAATTCTTAATCAGGTACTTTGCTCGATACTTCAAAATAAAACAATCAGTAATTATCATCCTGAATACGATAACAAAATCCTCGACAATCCAAAACTTCTATCACTTTTTATTTCTTCAAAAAAAGTTGAAGGATGTTCTGAAAAATCATTAAAATATTATACTTCGACTATTGGGCATCTATTCAATGAAATCAAGAAAAATGTGGTTGAGATTTCAACCAATGATTTGAGATTCTATCTTGCAAATTATCAGGAACTTAAAAATTCAAGCAAAGTTACCATTGATAATATACGAAGGATATTTTCTTCTTTTTTCTCATGGCTTGAGGATGAAAATTACATCGTAAAAAGCCCTGTACGAAGGATTCACAAAGTAAAAAGCGGAAGACAGGTAAAGGAAATTTTGTCTGACGAGCAAATAGAAACGCTCCGCGATAATTGTACAGAAATAAGGGATTTGGCATTGATAGAATTACTCAGTTCAACAGGAATGCGTGTTGGCGAACTGGTAAGACTGAATATTACCGACATTGATTTCCATGAGCGAGAATGTATTGTTTTAGGAAAAGGAAATTGCCAAAGAATTGTTTATTTTGACGCTCGCACCAAAATCCATCTCAAAAAATATCTTGAAAGTCGTGCTGACAGTAATAATGCACTTTTTGTATCACTTGCAAAACCACACACCAGACTTACAATTGGTGCTATTGAAACCCGGCTTAAAAAGCTCGGAATTAAATGTAATATTGAGAAAGTTCATCCCCACAAATTCAGAAGAACACTTGCGACATTAGCTATTGATAAAGGAATGCCCATTGAACAAGTGCAAAAGTTGCTTGGGCATATGAAGATTGACACCACATTGCATTACGCAATGGTAAATCAGGGAAATGTAAAAATTGCTCATCGTAAATTTATTGGCTAA
- a CDS encoding restriction endonuclease subunit S — MVYNNVLKREIPEGWEVNTVGEFSNVKKGTLITEKNAKTNGSVKVVSAGIGFSYFHDKSNFPANTITVSASGANAGFVNFWREPIFACDCTTIRGENDYATFYILQFLKSVQEFIYSQAHGSAQPHVYPKDIENLEIVLPTKKILEQFGKAIIQMNDKITNDQQQNQQLTQLRDWLLPMLMNGQVTVK; from the coding sequence ATGGTTTATAATAATGTTTTGAAAAGAGAAATTCCCGAAGGTTGGGAAGTTAACACAGTTGGTGAATTTTCAAATGTAAAAAAAGGAACCCTGATTACGGAAAAAAACGCAAAAACAAATGGTAGTGTAAAAGTCGTTTCAGCAGGGATTGGTTTTTCTTATTTCCACGATAAAAGTAATTTTCCGGCAAATACAATTACTGTCAGTGCTTCAGGAGCAAATGCGGGTTTTGTAAATTTTTGGAGAGAGCCAATTTTCGCATGCGATTGCACAACTATCAGAGGGGAGAATGATTATGCAACCTTTTATATTTTACAATTTTTAAAATCAGTGCAGGAGTTTATTTATTCGCAAGCGCATGGCTCAGCACAACCACATGTTTATCCAAAAGATATTGAGAATTTGGAAATTGTTTTGCCGACAAAAAAAATATTGGAGCAATTTGGAAAAGCCATTATTCAAATGAATGACAAAATAACAAATGACCAGCAACAAAACCAGCAACTTACGCAGCTTCGAGACTGGCTCCTTCCAATGCTGATGAACGGACAGGTAACAGTGAAGTAA
- a CDS encoding restriction endonuclease subunit S, translating to MNRWRAVKLGEVADVKLSNVDKKTKADEISVRLCNYTDVYKNSFIDADKAENFMIASCNENEFEKFILRKGQVAITKDSEKRDDIGISTFISQDFDDVVLGYHLSLITPFEDVLDGRFLHYWFKTKQAKEYFENNAGGSGQRCTLPIDIIKAFPLHLPALSTQKKISSILSVLEKKIEVNNKINDNLSQMKKTNSAFTSLLPVRSSALEGASLEAA from the coding sequence ATGAATAGATGGAGAGCGGTTAAACTCGGTGAAGTTGCAGATGTCAAATTAAGCAATGTTGATAAGAAAACGAAAGCAGACGAAATTTCCGTTCGTCTCTGCAATTATACCGATGTTTACAAAAATTCGTTCATTGATGCGGACAAAGCTGAAAACTTTATGATTGCTTCGTGCAACGAAAACGAATTTGAAAAGTTTATTTTAAGGAAAGGACAAGTTGCAATAACAAAGGATAGTGAAAAAAGAGATGATATTGGTATTTCAACTTTTATTTCACAAGATTTTGACGATGTTGTTTTAGGCTATCATCTTTCATTAATTACACCTTTTGAAGATGTACTGGACGGTAGATTTCTTCATTATTGGTTTAAAACGAAGCAAGCAAAAGAATATTTTGAGAACAATGCAGGTGGTAGTGGACAAAGATGCACTTTGCCAATTGATATTATTAAAGCTTTTCCACTTCATTTGCCAGCCCTCTCTACTCAAAAGAAAATCAGCTCTATTTTATCAGTTTTAGAGAAAAAAATTGAAGTAAATAATAAGATAAATGATAATTTATCGCAAATGAAAAAGACAAATTCTGCTTTTACTTCACTGTTACCTGTCCGTTCATCAGCATTGGAAGGAGCCAGTCTCGAAGCTGCGTAA
- a CDS encoding DUF3800 domain-containing protein: MNFEIYCDESCLEALNKKDEHSFIGIGGVWLPSEMRTKFKEDVNSIKRKYGVKGELKWNKVTPKYLPLYKEIIDYFFDSKYLRFRVILVQSDKVDLIKFHNSDAELSFYKFYYQMIKTWIYDFNLYDVYLDLKKNRNKGRLKELERFLDKANFFSDVRLVQGLPSNQSLGIQLADLLTGIATAKVNQKTQSEAKNALIQYVESHLRYTIQHTPKNEEKFNVFKINLQGGW, translated from the coding sequence ATGAATTTCGAAATTTATTGTGACGAAAGTTGTCTTGAGGCACTAAATAAAAAAGATGAACATTCATTTATCGGTATTGGTGGTGTTTGGCTTCCATCGGAAATGAGGACAAAGTTTAAAGAAGACGTAAACTCTATAAAAAGAAAATACGGTGTAAAGGGAGAACTGAAATGGAATAAGGTGACACCAAAATATTTACCGCTTTACAAAGAAATTATCGATTATTTTTTTGATTCAAAATATCTCCGATTTCGTGTAATCCTTGTACAATCTGATAAAGTGGATTTAATAAAGTTTCATAATAGCGATGCTGAATTGAGTTTTTACAAGTTTTATTATCAGATGATTAAGACATGGATTTATGATTTCAACTTATATGATGTCTATTTAGACCTAAAAAAGAATCGTAATAAAGGCAGACTAAAAGAACTTGAAAGATTTCTGGACAAAGCCAATTTCTTTTCCGATGTGAGATTGGTTCAGGGATTGCCTTCCAATCAAAGCTTGGGTATTCAGCTCGCTGATTTATTGACTGGGATTGCGACAGCGAAAGTGAACCAAAAAACACAAAGCGAGGCGAAAAATGCCCTGATTCAGTATGTAGAATCTCATTTAAGATATACAATACAGCATACACCAAAAAATGAAGAGAAATTTAATGTGTTTAAGATTAATTTGCAGGGCGGTTGGTGA
- a CDS encoding HsdM family class I SAM-dependent methyltransferase, with amino-acid sequence MTQDITYTTKTKQLIDSLKSVCANYGLGNDGNEFKIITQVFLYKFLNDKFRFEVKKLKPELGDNNSFYENLKAIQAKHYDLLMDLLDENVPRLKPHQLISHLYNSQNSEDFAKTFDDTLRDISIENADVFSIKSFSGAKDKLFDELSNYITDSSQRDGFCKALINKLFEFSFEESFENYFTEKYDFFKDIFEYLIKDYNSDSGGKYAEYYTPNAVSRIIADILVEGDVKKVKCYDPSVGSGSLLMSLAHNIGEDRCTIYSEDISQKSSTMLRLNLILNNLTHSIPNVIKTNTIAEPYYLEKHKFDYIVSNPPFKLDFSDFREDLDTDRFKERFFAGIPNVPKTKKESMAIYLLFIQHIMYSLNDQGKAAIVVPTGFITAQSGIEKKIRERLIDKGWLRGVVSMPSNIFASTGTNVSVLFIDKEAGKDQVVLMDASKLGETVKDGKNQRTVLTREEERKIVETFHAKEAVEDLSVVVSVEEIKAKNYSFSAGQYFEVKIEYIEITAEEFAEKLNGFETKLNELFAEGNALDLEIKKNLQNIKFNK; translated from the coding sequence ATGACACAGGATATTACATATACTACCAAAACCAAACAGCTAATCGACAGCCTGAAAAGTGTTTGTGCAAACTATGGTTTGGGTAACGATGGAAACGAATTCAAAATTATTACACAAGTTTTTTTATATAAATTCTTGAATGACAAATTCCGCTTTGAGGTAAAGAAACTAAAACCTGAACTCGGCGATAACAATTCATTTTATGAAAACCTAAAGGCAATCCAAGCGAAACATTACGACTTATTAATGGATTTGCTGGATGAAAATGTGCCACGATTGAAGCCTCATCAACTCATTTCGCATCTGTACAACAGTCAAAACAGCGAAGATTTTGCAAAAACCTTTGATGATACTTTGCGAGACATCAGTATAGAGAATGCAGATGTATTCTCCATTAAGTCATTTTCAGGAGCGAAAGACAAACTTTTTGATGAGCTGAGTAATTACATTACCGATTCTTCACAACGAGATGGATTCTGCAAAGCATTAATCAATAAATTATTTGAATTTAGTTTTGAAGAAAGTTTTGAAAATTATTTCACGGAAAAGTATGATTTCTTCAAAGATATTTTCGAATACCTAATCAAAGATTACAACTCGGATTCTGGTGGAAAATATGCCGAATATTATACGCCAAATGCTGTTTCCAGAATTATTGCAGATATTTTGGTGGAAGGCGATGTGAAAAAAGTAAAGTGTTACGATCCGAGTGTTGGCTCAGGTTCGCTATTAATGTCTTTGGCGCACAACATTGGCGAAGATCGTTGTACAATTTACTCTGAAGATATTTCGCAAAAATCGAGCACGATGTTGCGTCTAAACCTCATTTTGAACAACCTTACGCATAGTATTCCCAATGTAATCAAGACCAACACTATAGCAGAACCTTATTATCTGGAAAAACATAAGTTCGATTATATTGTTTCAAATCCTCCGTTTAAATTAGATTTTTCAGATTTCAGGGAAGATTTGGATACCGACCGTTTCAAAGAGCGTTTTTTTGCGGGAATTCCCAATGTGCCAAAGACTAAGAAAGAATCTATGGCGATTTATCTTCTCTTTATTCAGCACATTATGTACAGCCTGAATGATCAGGGAAAAGCGGCGATTGTAGTTCCTACAGGATTTATTACTGCGCAAAGTGGCATAGAAAAGAAAATCCGCGAGAGATTGATTGATAAAGGTTGGTTGCGCGGTGTCGTAAGTATGCCGAGTAATATTTTCGCAAGTACAGGAACCAATGTATCTGTTCTTTTTATTGACAAGGAAGCTGGTAAAGACCAAGTTGTTTTGATGGATGCCAGTAAGTTGGGCGAAACTGTTAAAGACGGAAAAAACCAGCGTACCGTTCTTACCCGTGAAGAAGAAAGAAAAATTGTAGAAACTTTCCATGCAAAAGAAGCGGTAGAAGATTTAAGCGTTGTGGTTTCTGTAGAAGAAATAAAAGCTAAAAACTACAGTTTTTCCGCAGGACAATATTTTGAAGTAAAGATTGAGTATATCGAAATTACCGCCGAAGAATTCGCAGAAAAACTGAATGGTTTTGAAACCAAACTGAACGAACTCTTTGCGGAAGGTAATGCGTTGGATTTGGAGATTAAAAAAAATTTACAGAACATCAAATTCAATAAGTAG
- a CDS encoding DEAD/DEAH box helicase family protein yields the protein MKDISDEQETHVLKDNNLLVIKHSPEFKINKEPHSPTNRILTSLFSRERFAFMLRYSIAYVREESGLQKHIMRYPQVFATMAIASKLDEGKTKGIIWHTQGSGKTALAYYNVKHLTDYYQKQNIIPKFYFIVDRLDLLIQASNEFIKRGLKVNKVNSRQEFIADLKVVGAIHNDSGQSEITVVNIQKFSEDATVAEAIGYDINIQRVFFLDEAHRSYNPKGNYLANLINSDKKAVKIALTGTPLLREVAKEYDSKLLFGNYFHKYYYNRSIADGYTLRLIREEIEGTFKMEMKAVMEQIKVLKGDVKASDVYADRRFAQGLLDYITDDLTSFRDYWQDETLGGMVVCDSSKQAKMLFQLFEEKYGVQEIEADKLPMVADEREPYGKRKKEKLTAALILHDENDKQIRKDLIEAYKSGKIDLLFVYNMLLTGFDAKRLKKLYLARVIQDHNLLQTLTRVNRPYKNYQYGYVVDFADISKAFDRTNHLYFQELQEQLGDEMEMYSFLFKSEDEIRAEINEIKETLFHYETENREIFSQQIEQITDKKELLALVKALRTAKELKNLIAINGFEGFGELVDFQILNSLLIEAQNRLDNMNLIENLDSGNETQNLLNTALEDIVFQFIKVGEEELKLADEYKDQLRKTREALVQNIDTADPHFINLKEELERIFKKKNLSETNQEDMVENMQLLRKIYDEAKELNRKNSLLKAKYQNDDKYVRIHKRLTEKGNLSIKEMQLHRALMQVRQEIEEKLDGQENIIDNEAWFDRYLVRLVAEQFVVKEKLDIDATTRQNISNLIGREYFQLYGNR from the coding sequence TTGAAAGATATTTCTGATGAACAGGAAACTCATGTTCTAAAAGATAATAACTTACTGGTAATCAAGCATAGCCCTGAGTTTAAGATTAACAAAGAACCGCATTCTCCGACAAACCGCATTCTAACTTCTCTGTTCAGCCGTGAACGTTTTGCTTTTATGTTGCGTTATTCTATTGCTTACGTCCGTGAAGAAAGTGGACTGCAAAAGCATATTATGCGTTATCCGCAGGTATTTGCAACGATGGCAATAGCTTCAAAATTAGATGAAGGGAAAACAAAAGGAATCATTTGGCATACACAAGGTTCGGGTAAAACCGCACTTGCTTATTATAATGTAAAACATCTTACAGACTATTATCAGAAGCAAAATATAATTCCCAAATTTTATTTTATTGTTGACCGTTTGGATTTGCTGATTCAGGCTTCAAATGAATTTATAAAACGTGGTTTAAAGGTAAATAAGGTAAATTCACGTCAGGAGTTTATTGCAGATTTAAAAGTAGTTGGCGCTATTCATAATGATAGTGGTCAGTCTGAAATTACGGTTGTAAATATTCAGAAATTTAGTGAGGACGCAACTGTTGCAGAAGCAATCGGTTATGACATTAATATACAGCGAGTTTTCTTTTTAGATGAGGCACACCGAAGTTACAATCCAAAAGGAAACTATCTCGCAAACCTTATTAATTCAGATAAGAAAGCTGTTAAGATTGCTCTTACTGGAACACCATTGCTGAGGGAAGTTGCGAAAGAATATGATTCAAAATTACTTTTTGGTAACTATTTTCATAAATACTATTACAACAGGTCAATTGCCGATGGATATACTTTGCGGTTAATTCGGGAGGAAATTGAAGGAACTTTCAAAATGGAAATGAAAGCCGTAATGGAGCAAATTAAAGTTTTGAAAGGTGATGTAAAAGCGTCAGATGTTTATGCCGACCGTCGCTTCGCCCAAGGTTTATTGGATTATATTACGGATGATCTGACTTCTTTCAGAGATTATTGGCAAGATGAAACTTTGGGAGGAATGGTGGTTTGTGATTCTTCAAAACAGGCGAAAATGTTGTTTCAACTTTTTGAGGAAAAATACGGAGTACAGGAAATTGAAGCAGATAAGCTGCCAATGGTTGCAGATGAGAGAGAACCTTATGGAAAACGAAAAAAAGAAAAACTTACAGCTGCGCTAATTCTACATGATGAAAATGATAAACAAATAAGAAAAGACCTTATTGAAGCATATAAAAGCGGAAAGATCGATTTGCTTTTTGTTTACAATATGTTGCTCACAGGTTTTGATGCAAAGCGCTTAAAAAAGTTGTATTTGGCAAGAGTAATTCAGGATCATAATTTGTTGCAAACTTTAACACGAGTAAACAGGCCTTACAAAAACTATCAATATGGTTATGTGGTAGATTTTGCGGATATTTCAAAAGCTTTTGACCGTACAAACCATCTGTATTTCCAAGAATTACAGGAACAGTTGGGAGATGAAATGGAAATGTATTCGTTTCTCTTCAAATCGGAAGATGAAATACGGGCAGAAATCAATGAAATTAAAGAAACGCTTTTTCACTATGAAACGGAAAATCGCGAAATTTTCTCACAACAGATAGAGCAAATTACCGATAAGAAGGAACTTTTGGCGTTAGTAAAAGCTCTTCGAACTGCAAAAGAACTTAAAAATCTAATCGCAATTAATGGATTTGAGGGTTTCGGCGAACTTGTTGATTTCCAAATTCTGAACAGTTTATTGATTGAAGCTCAGAATCGTTTGGACAACATGAACCTGATCGAAAATCTTGACAGCGGCAATGAAACTCAAAACTTGCTGAACACGGCTTTAGAAGACATTGTATTTCAATTCATAAAAGTTGGAGAAGAGGAACTTAAACTTGCTGATGAATATAAAGACCAACTAAGGAAAACACGCGAAGCTTTGGTGCAGAATATAGACACAGCAGATCCACACTTCATTAATCTGAAGGAAGAGCTCGAAAGAATTTTCAAAAAGAAAAACCTTTCTGAAACCAATCAGGAAGACATGGTAGAAAATATGCAGTTGCTTCGTAAGATTTATGACGAAGCAAAAGAACTTAATCGTAAAAATAGCCTGCTAAAGGCAAAATACCAAAATGATGACAAGTATGTGCGTATTCATAAACGCCTTACGGAAAAAGGGAATCTCAGCATCAAAGAAATGCAATTGCACCGAGCGTTGATGCAAGTGCGACAGGAAATTGAAGAAAAACTGGATGGACAGGAAAATATTATTGATAATGAAGCCTGGTTCGACAGATACCTTGTAAGATTGGTTGCAGAACAGTTTGTTGTAAAAGAAAAACTGGATATTGATGCAACAACCAGACAAAATATTAGCAATTTAATTGGAAGGGAATACTTTCAACTTTACGGAAATAGATAA
- a CDS encoding UvrD-helicase domain-containing protein, which translates to MPQDVNITEEDIQYAEQLLLPAGKTFDDERRAFIRNLNTIDLQAVPGSGKTTALLAKLIILEKKLPFTDGSGILVLSHTNAAIDEIKEKIQKHCPKLFSYPNFIGTIQSFVDEFLAIPYYVSKFKKKPNRIDNEIYDEAITKYLKFNLSNFTVQEQKNAKYFLIGNKCQFSFRLSFQNNETKLVSSINGNNLQITKPRRGRNWQDFSDNEKNRIREWLIKFKYNIMQKEGALHFDDAYFLADIYLHKIPHIKTILKKRFAIVFVDEMQDMDKHQYNLLEKVFFEEGNCGSKIQRIGDKNQAIYNSVKATDIWQDRTEVLRLNGSQRLSKPIADVVKKFALYSDSTFDIVGKYECSIKPHILVFEDNTIGNIIPYFAQIVRENNLVNSEKPIKVVCWNTEWKEDVDSRNNVAKLRLEDYYKGFNKEKGKPKQDYNNLKSYLMYYEKKTTLEPLRKNILNAFLKILRLENINTVDNRLYTKKKLIDFIHEEDIKKYDELNLNLYNWCIGIIQEKTDEVCSSIREYIPTLLAIFDKNISASNDFINNDIEDVSVENNDFSTLTNHYKEDGLEIEITSVHAVKGQTHCATLYLESYFQQDGRGTNAKSYESQRLKDQFLGTQIQSTVSDRVKQSTKMVYVGFSRPTDLLCIAIHQDRINTQLNGLCTDTWIIKKVE; encoded by the coding sequence ATGCCGCAAGATGTTAACATAACAGAAGAGGATATTCAATATGCCGAACAGCTACTTTTACCTGCGGGCAAAACTTTTGACGATGAACGCAGGGCATTTATTCGCAATCTCAACACCATAGATTTACAGGCTGTCCCAGGAAGTGGAAAAACAACAGCATTATTAGCAAAGTTGATTATTTTAGAAAAAAAACTTCCCTTTACCGATGGTTCTGGTATTTTGGTTTTATCGCATACCAATGCAGCTATTGACGAGATTAAAGAAAAAATACAAAAGCATTGCCCAAAACTTTTTTCATATCCCAATTTCATTGGAACAATTCAAAGTTTCGTTGATGAATTTTTGGCAATTCCGTATTACGTTTCAAAATTCAAGAAGAAACCAAATAGAATTGATAATGAGATTTACGATGAGGCTATAACAAAATATTTAAAATTCAACCTAAGCAATTTTACAGTTCAGGAGCAAAAAAACGCCAAGTATTTCCTAATTGGAAATAAGTGTCAATTTTCGTTCAGATTATCTTTTCAGAATAATGAAACCAAATTGGTAAGTTCTATAAATGGAAATAATTTACAAATTACAAAACCGAGAAGAGGGAGAAATTGGCAAGACTTCTCAGACAATGAGAAAAACAGAATACGGGAATGGCTTATTAAATTCAAGTATAATATAATGCAAAAAGAAGGCGCTTTACATTTTGATGATGCCTATTTTTTAGCGGATATTTATTTGCATAAAATTCCTCATATCAAAACTATTTTGAAAAAACGTTTTGCTATCGTGTTTGTGGACGAAATGCAAGATATGGACAAACATCAATACAATTTGCTGGAAAAGGTATTTTTTGAAGAAGGAAACTGCGGTTCTAAAATTCAGCGAATAGGCGATAAAAACCAAGCAATCTACAATTCAGTTAAAGCAACAGATATTTGGCAAGACAGAACAGAGGTTTTAAGACTTAACGGGAGTCAGAGATTGAGCAAGCCTATTGCAGATGTAGTCAAAAAATTTGCTTTGTACAGCGATTCTACTTTTGATATTGTTGGAAAGTACGAGTGCAGTATAAAACCACATATTTTGGTTTTTGAAGATAATACGATCGGAAACATCATTCCTTATTTTGCTCAAATTGTACGTGAAAATAATTTAGTCAATTCAGAAAAGCCTATCAAAGTTGTCTGTTGGAATACAGAATGGAAAGAAGATGTAGATAGTAGAAATAATGTAGCTAAGCTACGTTTAGAAGATTATTACAAAGGTTTCAACAAAGAGAAAGGTAAACCAAAGCAAGATTATAATAATTTGAAAAGTTATCTAATGTATTATGAGAAAAAGACTACATTAGAACCTTTGCGTAAAAATATTTTGAACGCTTTCCTGAAAATTTTGCGTTTGGAAAACATCAATACCGTAGACAACAGACTATACACAAAGAAAAAATTAATTGATTTTATTCACGAAGAAGATATTAAAAAATACGATGAACTAAACTTGAACCTTTACAATTGGTGTATCGGTATAATCCAAGAAAAAACAGATGAAGTTTGCAGTAGCATAAGAGAATACATTCCGACTTTACTTGCTATTTTTGATAAAAACATTTCTGCAAGTAATGACTTTATTAACAATGATATAGAAGATGTTTCTGTTGAAAATAACGATTTTTCAACCCTTACCAATCATTACAAAGAAGATGGTCTTGAAATTGAAATTACAAGCGTTCACGCAGTAAAAGGACAAACACATTGTGCGACTTTATATTTGGAATCATATTTTCAACAAGATGGACGAGGTACAAATGCTAAATCATATGAATCTCAACGACTAAAAGATCAATTCCTAGGAACGCAAATACAATCGACTGTTAGTGATAGAGTTAAACAATCTACAAAAATGGTTTATGTCGGTTTTTCAAGACCAACAGACTTGCTTTGCATTGCTATCCATCAAGACAGAATTAATACGCAACTAAATGGATTATGTACTGATACTTGGATAATAAAAAAAGTTGAATAA
- a CDS encoding ATP-dependent nuclease, translating into MHLSNIKLWNFRKFGTTGEIDLSSPHLDLNLTKGLNVIIGENDSGKTAIIDAIKLVLKTHSYDYIRVDDKDFYTNSSRFRIELIFDSLTPNEAKNFTEWLGWNGTGEEAKPFLKLNYDVKRQVDKILPSDVKAGVDEEGYLLTAEAKEYLKATYLKPLRDAENELIAKRNSRLSQILLGDEAFKGKENDNELLKIFSGLKTELESFFNELDEEGQPKVGKQIKDKIDGYIKDFYGIDYETEFGATSNDIKSILEKLALSLKEEINPGLGTLNRLFMAAELLHLNKSNWSGLRLGLVEELEAHLHPQAQMQVIEALQKQENIQLILTTHSPNLASKVKLENLIICNNTNAFPMGKDYTKLNPDDYKFLEKFLDTTKSNMFFAKGVILVEGWAEEILIPSIAKALGINLTEKGVSIVNIGHTGFDHYAKIYLRQAEPNMEIPVAVITDSDVREYEKNGDNFVKRNINTIQQEIQTALIAKDRKSENNVQYFTAPNWTLEYSLFKSASLTTVFKNSVKAEHTGTDWEADFELELAKKLINKGLKKTEIAYQIANVIDEDLTKEVRTILNIDDTNETVNYLVKAIKYAARC; encoded by the coding sequence ATGCATTTATCGAATATTAAACTTTGGAATTTTAGAAAATTTGGTACAACTGGCGAAATAGACCTCTCCTCACCCCATTTAGATTTAAACCTAACCAAAGGTTTGAATGTAATAATTGGCGAAAACGATTCGGGCAAAACTGCCATAATTGATGCAATAAAATTAGTGTTGAAAACTCATAGCTACGATTATATACGAGTTGACGACAAAGACTTTTACACTAACTCATCTCGTTTCCGCATTGAACTAATTTTTGACAGTTTAACGCCCAATGAAGCTAAGAATTTTACAGAATGGTTGGGCTGGAACGGCACAGGTGAAGAAGCTAAACCATTTTTGAAACTCAATTACGATGTAAAACGGCAAGTGGATAAAATTTTGCCAAGCGATGTAAAAGCAGGTGTTGATGAAGAGGGCTATTTACTGACTGCAGAAGCTAAAGAATATCTGAAAGCCACGTACTTAAAACCTTTACGAGATGCCGAAAATGAATTGATTGCAAAACGAAATTCCCGTTTATCTCAAATTCTATTGGGTGATGAAGCGTTTAAAGGGAAAGAAAACGATAACGAGTTATTGAAAATTTTTTCGGGGCTTAAAACTGAATTAGAAAGCTTTTTCAACGAACTTGATGAAGAAGGGCAACCAAAAGTTGGTAAACAGATAAAAGATAAAATTGACGGCTACATCAAAGATTTTTACGGAATTGATTACGAAACCGAGTTTGGTGCAACATCAAACGATATAAAAAGCATACTTGAAAAACTTGCTTTGTCTTTAAAAGAAGAAATAAACCCCGGCTTAGGGACATTGAACCGTTTGTTTATGGCTGCAGAATTACTTCATTTGAACAAATCAAATTGGAGTGGTTTACGTTTGGGCTTGGTGGAAGAATTGGAAGCACATTTACATCCGCAAGCACAAATGCAGGTGATTGAAGCACTTCAAAAGCAGGAAAACATTCAACTCATTCTTACAACCCATAGTCCGAATTTGGCTTCCAAAGTAAAGTTGGAGAACTTAATTATTTGCAATAATACAAATGCTTTCCCAATGGGTAAAGATTACACTAAATTAAATCCAGACGATTACAAGTTCTTGGAAAAGTTTCTGGATACCACAAAATCCAATATGTTTTTTGCCAAAGGTGTGATTTTAGTCGAGGGTTGGGCGGAAGAAATTTTAATCCCAAGTATTGCAAAAGCACTGGGAATAAATTTGACTGAAAAAGGTGTTTCTATTGTGAACATTGGACACACAGGATTTGACCACTATGCAAAAATTTACTTGCGCCAAGCAGAACCCAATATGGAAATTCCAGTAGCTGTAATTACTGATTCTGATGTTAGAGAATACGAAAAAAATGGAGATAATTTTGTAAAGCGAAATATAAATACCATTCAACAAGAAATCCAAACCGCACTAATAGCAAAAGATCGTAAATCTGAAAACAACGTACAATATTTTACTGCGCCAAATTGGACGTTGGAATATTCATTGTTTAAGTCAGCAAGTTTAACAACTGTTTTTAAGAATTCAGTAAAAGCTGAACACACAGGAACGGATTGGGAAGCGGATTTTGAATTAGAGTTGGCAAAAAAGTTAATCAACAAAGGATTAAAAAAAACTGAAATTGCTTATCAGATTGCAAATGTTATTGATGAAGATTTGACAAAAGAAGTTCGTACAATTCTAAATATTGACGATACTAACGAAACGGTTAATTACCTTGTAAAAGCGATAAAATATGCCGCAAGATGTTAA